AAAAAAAACAACTAAAAAAATCAATGAACCCTCCTCTCTAAATCCTTCCAGTACTTCTCCGACTTGGTAGCCCTCTCTCGCTCCATGGTCTCCAAGACAAGGCCAAGATCGAAAGAAAATTTGCAAAACTTTGAAGAGACCTTCGATTTCTGGCTGCTCAACATCCCTCCCTGTCCCGGAGCACCCTTCGCAACACCTTCCCCACAGGCGTCTTGGGTATCTCTTCGATGAATTCAACCTCTCGAATGCGCTTGTAAGGGGCAATACGGTCGGCGCAAAAGTTGATGAGTTCCTCCTTGTCCACGGTGAAACCCTCATTCAGCACTACGTAGGCCTTGGGCACCTCACCAACCATAGGGTCCGGCTTTCCGACCACAGCGCATTCCTTGACCGTGGGATGTTCGTAGAGGACGGCCTCAACCTCGGCCGGGGCGATGGTGTATCCTTTGTACTTTATGGTCTCCTTTTTGCGGTCGAGGATGCGAAAATACCCCTCTTTATCCATCATGGCCAGATCACCCGTGTAAAGCCACCCGTTGCGGAGTGCCTCCTGGGTATCTTCAGGTCGGTTTAGATATCCTTTCATCACCTGCGGTCCCTGAATCACCAGCTCGCCCATCTGGCCCGGTGGCAGCTCAGTTTCGCCTGTTTCCTCATCCACGATGCGGGCATCGGTATCCATAACAGGGATTCCGATGGTTCCGGACTTTATTTTTTTAAGTGGTGAGTTATGGGTCTCCGGTGAGGCCTCACTCAAGCCGTAACCTAAGTCCATCTTGACCCCGGTTAGCCGCTCCCATCTTTCTCTGATCTCCGGTGGAATTGGCATTGCCCCTGCCTTGACATATCTCAGACTCGATAGGTCATATTTGGTTATAACCGGGCTATTTGCCAAAGCAGCGAACATGGTCGCAGCGCCATAGATGACTGTGGCCTTTTCTCTCTCCACCCTCATCAGCAATTCCTCGGCATCAAAGCGGGGCAGTATGATCACCCTGGCGCTGCTGTAGATCGGTGAGTTTATACAGGTGCAGCCTCCCCAGCTATGGTAGAAGGGGAGCAAACCTATGATGACATCTTTGTCGCTCCATCCAAACCAGGCAGCGTTCTGCATGGCGTTGGCCACTAGATTATAGTGGGTCAGCAATACCCCCTTGGGGAGCCCAGTTGTCCCCCCGGTGTAGACGATGACTGCTACGTCATCCATGGGCCTTACCGTGAATGTGGGTGG
The sequence above is drawn from the Deltaproteobacteria bacterium genome and encodes:
- a CDS encoding long-chain fatty acid--CoA ligase, producing the protein MKILRNGGHVEYQVPPDRPWLKFWPEGVPRHLDYPEMPLFELLSRAAQKWPENIAFSCRERQLTYKELDELTGKLAAGIRNLGIEAGDRVMLFLTNSLEFIIGYYGILKAGGTVTTANPLYRQVELRHQLNDTEAKALITNRDLYPLVKEVQTETQLRVVILTDAEENGAISLDQILEKYPPTPPTFTVRPMDDVAVIVYTGGTTGLPKGVLLTHYNLVANAMQNAAWFGWSDKDVIIGLLPFYHSWGGCTCINSPIYSSARVIILPRFDAEELLMRVEREKATVIYGAATMFAALANSPVITKYDLSSLRYVKAGAMPIPPEIRERWERLTGVKMDLGYGLSEASPETHNSPLKKIKSGTIGIPVMDTDARIVDEETGETELPPGQMGELVIQGPQVMKGYLNRPEDTQEALRNGWLYTGDLAMMDKEGYFRILDRKKETIKYKGYTIAPAEVEAVLYEHPTVKECAVVGKPDPMVGEVPKAYVVLNEGFTVDKEELINFCADRIAPYKRIREVEFIEEIPKTPVGKVLRRVLRDREGC